The nucleotide window AGACCACCCATTAACTGAGCAGTCTTTCACTATTATGTGAAAAGAATGAAGTTAATCAGCTACGCATTAATTTTGAAATGTCTAAAAAAGGGCATACCTATCCCGTTAGACGCAAAATCAAAAGTAATGACACGTGCAATATACGTAGCTGTATCGATATTTACACTTGTCTCCATAGCTAATTTATTCATTCTTCTCACCTCCGTCCATTGAAATTATTTCAATAGTATCATAATTTGATAAAAAAGAAAATACTCCCAATAGGAACTTATTGTTTTAATTATCGTACAACTAATACATCACATTTTGCGTTACGTACGACATTTTCAGAAACAGAACCTAATAAGAAACGTTCCGCACGGTTTAAGCCCGTTGCCCCAACGATCACAAGATCCGATTCAGATAAACTTGTTAAAATCACTTTTGGCGAACCTTCCTCCACTAGTACTTTAATATTAGTTACACCAGCTTGTTCAGCTTCCTGCTTATATTGATCTAAATGTGCGATAGCTTTTTCCTTTAATTGTTTCGCATATTTCAAATCATATGCCTCTACTGAGCCAAATGAATGTGTATCAATTACGCTTACTAAATGCAATGTAGCCCCTGTAAGTTTGGCAATTCGTACACCACGTTCAAAGGCAATTTTTGCCTTTTCAGAAAAATCAATTGCAACCACAATATTTTTGTAAGTTTCAACCATAACAACCACTCCTTCTCATTAGTATTAGTATAACAAAAATAGATAATATTTTGAAAACTATTTCTCCCACATAGATGGAAGTTAGACGTCCTTCTTTAAAACACGAACTATTTTTTATACTCAGCACGAAAATATTCGTGATATAATATTATCTGAATTTGAATTGGAGGGTTTTTCTGTGGAATTAATTTATACTGGTAAAACGAAAAATGTTTTTAAATTAGAAAATGAGCTGTTTTTATTAAAATTTAAAGATGATGTAACAGGTGAAAACGGGGTATTTGACCCTGGTGCTAACACAGTTGGTTTAACAATTGACGGCGCTGGGTTAGCTGGTCTTAAATTAACAGCCTACTTTTATTCAAAACTAAATGAACGTGGCATTCCTACACACTATGTAGATGCAAACTTTGAGGATGCAACAATGACTGTAAAACCTGCTACTGTTTTTGGTAAAGGTTTAGAAGTAATTTGCCGCTTTAAAGCTGTTGGTTCATTTTTACGTAGATATGGAGCTTATGCTACAGAAGGACAAGATTTAAATGCCTTCGTAGAAGTGACAATTAAGGATGACGAACGCCAAGATCCCCCAATTTCAGAGGATGCATTAGCTATGTTAAACATTTTAACGCATGAAGAATATGCAATTTTAAAAGAGCGTACAATCGAAATTTCAAAATTCGTAGGTGAAGAGTTAGCAAAGAAGGGCTTAACTTTATACGATATTAAATTAGAATTCGGTCGCGACGCAAAAACAGGCGAAATTTTATTAATCGATGAGATTTCTGGTGGCAATATGCGTGCTTATAAAGGCAATACATACATCGAACCTTTAGAATTAGAAAAAATTATGTTAGCTGAATAAAGCAGTAAATTATATTTAACTTAAAGCATGGGACTCTATTTCCATGCTTTTTTTATACCACCTCTTTCCTTTTGATACTTAACGTGCTATACTTACTTTCGTACTTCGACGCGTTGAAGCGCGAAATTGATTAAAGGAGTTTTGATTTGTGATTATCAAACAGCAGCTAAAACCACATCTTTTAGAAGCATTATTCATCATGCTTTTGATTATTTCTATTATTTCTTATTCAATCATTCAGTTAGAAAGTGTGCCCCATATTCCTATTTTAATCTCGATTTGTTTACTCATTTTATATGGCGTAATAAAAAAAGTACCATACCAATCGTTGGAAAAAAGTATGGTAAGCTCAGTCTCAACAAGTATTAGTGCCATTTATATCTTTTTATTAATCGGCATTTTAATTAGTAGCTGGCTCATCAGTGGAACGATTCCTACTTTACTGTACATTGGATTTTCTATCGTTTCCGCAAGCTTTTTTTATGCCATTGTCTTTATTATTACAAGTATTATCGGAACTGCAATTGGAAGCTCCTTGACAACAGTAGCTACGGTTGGAGTAGCAATGATTGGGGTGGCAACTTCTATTGAGGCATCCATTTTCATTACTGCAGGGGCGATTGTTTCCGGGGCATTTTTTGGCGATAAGATGTCACCACTTTCCGATACTACGAATTTAGCCTCATCAATTGTTGGGATTGATTTATTTACCCACATTAGAAATATGATGTTTACAACTGTGCCAGTGTTTATTTTATCATTGATTGGCTATGCAATTCTTTCTCCAAGTAGTGAAACGATCGACGGACAATTAATTACACAGTACAAAGAAACACTAATAGCTACTAATCTCGTGCAATGGTATGCAATCATCCCACTCTTCCTATTAATCCTTTGTACTGTATTGAAAGTCCCGAGTATGGCAACATTAGCAATAAGTGCAATGAGCGGAATTATCCTTTCATATTTCCATAGTTCAATATCTTTACAGCAATTATTTATGATTTTATATGAGGGCTTTACATTAAATACTGGGGTCGAAGCAATCGATTCATTATTGTCCCGCGGCGGTATGAATAGTATGCTGTTTACAATCATTTTAATTGTGCTGTCATTATCTATGGGTGGCTTATTGTTTGCTTTGGGGATTATACAAACATTACTGCAATCCATACAAACGTTGCTTACATCAATTGGTAAAGTTATTACTGGCTCAGCTTTAACTGCCATTTTTATTAATATTGTTATCGGTGAACAGTATTTATCTCTTTTATTAACAGGAGAGGCTTATAAAGAAAAATTCAAAAGTATGAAGCTTCATCCTAAAAATTTGGCACGGGTAATTGAAGATGCAGGTACTGTTATTAATCCACTTGTTCCTTGGAGTGTTTGTGGGTTATTTATTGCTTCTACACTTGAAGTTAGTGTCATAGATTATTTACCCTTTGCCTTTTTCTGTTTACTAAGCCCAATTATGACGATTCTATTTGGATGGTTAAATATTACTATAACAAAAGAAACGCACTAGCTTGTATTGCTAGTGCGTTTTATTCAGTCATCCTTATTACCATTTAAACTTCTAAAAACGATTTTAGCTCAGACATTTTGCGCTGTGCTTGTTCATAGCCCATTTCGTAATTCGCTCGCATTTGGTCTGTTTTACTTTCGAAACTTTTTAGAGCATGGTCAGGCTTTAAAATAAATGCCTTTTCCTGCTGTTCAAGCTCCCCTATTTGATGAAGCGTTTTGTTGTACATCTCTGCGCGATTGTTCATTGCTGCAGCAAGTCTTGGATAGCGTTTTTTAAATAGCTTTGTCATCCATGTACTTGATTTAGATGTTTGCTTTAAGTAGCCTGGCTCTCTTGTCAACACGAGAATATGCTTATCGAACCCCTTTTCAAGAGCACGATTAATCGGAATAGAATCAGATAACCCACCATCATAGTACGGGGCATTCCCAATCTTTATTTCAGGAAACAAAATAGGTATAGCACATGTCGCTTGTAAAATATCACACGTTTTTGTCATGTTATGTGCACTTTTATATTCGACTTTTCCTGTATAAGCATTTGTTAATCCAAATTCCACTTCACCTGGATATTTATAAAAATGTTCCCAATCAAACAGATCTAATTCATTTGGTACAATATTGTACGCAAAATCTAATCCGAATAAACTTTTTTCTCTTAAAAAATTTCGCGCTCCCATATAGCGAGGGTCATTGCGATATGTTGTTAATACACGAATCGTACGCTCAGGCTGATTTGACATATAGGAAACGGCATTAATTGCACCAGCAGAAATAGCCGCTATGTATGGCATGACAATTTGTTCTTCCATGAAAGCATCTAAAACACCAGCAGTAAATACTGTTCGGAATGTACCTCCTTCAAGTATTAAACTACAATCCTTCACTTCCTTCATGCTTATCACACTCTTTCGTTTTAAAATATATAAATTATATTATAACTCTTTCAATTTCATTACGTAATATTCATAAATTATTTTTATATTTTCTGTTCAACAGAATTACTTCCTAAATATTCTGAAATATGTTATCATTTACTTCGAATATCGGAATATTAGGAGGTTATGCCATGTCATCTGTAAAACGTAGTGAAGTACCTGTACAAGAAACTTGGAATTTAGAGGATCTATTTCTAACAGAAGAAGCCTATTTAGCTGCTATAGGAAATTTAAAGCATGCTGTTGAGGATGCTGTTTCAGCTTTAACTGGGAATATTACAAATGCCCAACAAGTAGTAGAAGCCATTGCTACAACTGAAAAAATTCAAGAGCAATTAGTTCCTATCGGCACTTATGCTAGCCTTTCACACAGTGTCGAACAAACAAATACAGATAATCAAATGCGTTCTGCGCAGTTTGGTTCCGTTGCCGCAATGATTGCAACAAAATTATCCTTTGTAAAAAGTGACTTACTTGCATTAGACGAGGCCATTTTAGAAGAAGCAAAGCGATTAAATCCTGACTACGCAAATTACATTGATAAATTACTTATTCAAAAACCATATCAGCTACATCCAGAAGCTGAAAAAGCTTTAGCGTCATTCGGTGCAACATTCAACGCTCCTTATGAGTTATATAATACGACTAAGCTTGTGGATATGAAATTCCCTGACTTTGAAGTAAATGGCGAAAGTTTCCCGATGAGCTATAACTTATTTGAAGGGGACTGGGAGTTAGAAAGTGATGCTGATAAACGCCGCGCTGCATTTGATGCATTCTCAGCGAAATTAAAGGAATACCAGCATACGACTGCAAAAGCGTATAACACCCATTTAAAAATTGAAAAAACAGATGCGGATTTAAGAGGATATAACTCGATTTATGATGCATTATTACAACCTCAACAAGTTGACCGTTCTCTTTATGATCGTCAGATTGACTTAATTATGTCAGAGCTTGCACCACATATGCGCCGCTATGCGAAGCTTTTACAAAAGACACATGAATTAGATAAAATGACATTTGCAGATTTAAAAATTTCACTCGATCCATCATATGAACCTACAATAACAGTAGAACAATCACGCGCATACATGAAGGATGGCTTAGCAGTAATGGGCGAAGATTACGGTAAAATGTTGGACCGATCTTTTGACGAGCGATGGATTGACTTTGCACAAAATGCCGGAAAATCTACAGGTGCTTTTTGTTCGAGCCCATATGGTGTGCACCCATACGTTTTAATTTCTTGGACTAGCCGTATGAATGAAGTGTTCGTATTAGCCCACGAGCTAGGTCATGCAGGCCACTTCTATTTAGCAAATGAAGCGCAAAACGTTTATAACGCGCGCCCTTCTTTATACTTTATAGAAGCACCATCGACAATGAATGAAATGTTAATGGCAAACCATTTACTAAAAAATTCGACGGATGCCCGCTTTAAACGTTGGGTTATTTCGACAATTATTAGCCGCACATACTACCATAATTTTGTAACGCATTTATTAGAGGCTGCTTATCAGCGCAAAGTATATGACATTATTGATGCAGGTGGTAATGTCAATGCACCAAAGCTTAATGAATTAAAACGTGAGGTACTAGAGCAATTCTGGGGAGATACAGTTGAAATTAATGCCGGTGCGGAATTAACGTGGATGCGCCAACCACACTATTATATGGGCTTATATCCATATACGTACTCAGCTGGTTTAACAATTTCAACGCAAGTTTCCCAGCGCATTCTTAATGGCGACGAAAATGCTGTCGCAGAATGGATTGACGTATTAAAGGCTGGAGGTACTAAAACACCAGTTGAATTAGCAAAAATGGCTGGCGTCGATATTACAACTGAAAAGCCTTTACGCGATACAATTGCCTTTATCGGTGACTTAATCGAGCAATTAGAAAAATTAACAGAAGAAATCGCATACGTATAGTACAATTGAGGCTGGGACAAAATCAAAACATCATTTTTCTCGAGTGAGAAAAATGATGTTTTTTGTAATTGTTGTGGGGACGCTTTCCGTGGGCGTGGCCTGCAGGCGTCACGCCATTCCCCAGGAGTAGCCCCTCCACTACAACCAATTTATTAAGTATCCAATTTTCAATACTGTATTTTATCGTAAATAGAGAAATTTTCACTTCTGTCCCAGTCTCTTCTTTTATCTTACCTTTTTAAATGGCTAACGTTTGTTGCACGACATCTACTTGTTGGAATAATTCTGATACACCTGTTTCAATCGCAGCAGATCCAACAGCTTTTGCTACAACACCTGCTACACGCTCATCCATTGAACTCGGTACAATAAAGTCCTCGTTTAATTCTTCATCAGTAACTAGTGAAGCAATCGCTTCAACCGCCGCCAATTTCATTGCTTCATTAATATCCGTTGCACGCACGTCTAGTGCACCACGGAAAATCCCCGGAAATGCAAGCATATTATTGATTTGGTTTGCATGATCCGAGCGACCAGTCCCAATAATGCGTACACCCCACTTTTTAGCATTTTCTGGAGTAATTTCTGGGTCAGGATTTGCTAACGCGAAAACAATGGAATCTGAAGCCATTGATTCAATATGTGTTTGCGTTAAAATATTGGCTGCTGAAACGCCAATAAACACATCTGCCCCTATTAATGCTTCGTCTAAATTTCCACGTAGCTGATACGGATTTGTTAAATGTGCTACTTGCTCTTTTATTGGGTTCATGCCTTCTTTTCGCCCTGTATAAATAATTCCTTTTGTATCACACATAATAACATTCGTATAACCCATTTGAATTAATATACGTAAGATTGCAATTCCAGCAGCCCCCGCCCCATTAATGACAACTTTCATTTTCCCTACTTCCTTTTTTACTAGTTTATTAGCGTTAATTAAACCTGCTCCTACAACGATTGCCGTACCATGCTGATCATCATGGAAAACAGGAATATTACATTCCGCACGTAATCGATCTTCTATTTCAAAGCATCGAGGCGCTGAAATATCTTCTAAGTTAATACCACCGTATGTAGGTGAAATCGCCTTTACTACTTGTACAATTTCGTCCACATCTTTCGTCGCTAAACAAACCGGAACTGCATCAACATTTGCAAAGCGCTTTAGTAATAATGCTTTCCCTTCCATTACAGGTAGGGCTGCTTCAGGGCCAATATCGCCTAAACCAAGCACAGCTGTTCCATCTGTTACAATTGCAACTAGATTCCCTTTCATTGTATAGTCATATACCGTTGATGGATTTTTTTCAATTTCTAAACAAGGTGCCGCTACCCCTGGAGAATAAGCTAAGCTTAAATCGTACTTATCTTGTACAGGTACTTTAGCACGTATTTCCATTTTCCCACCAAAGTGCTCGTGCATTTCCAATGATTTTTTCATTAAATCCAAAATAACCCACTCCTTAAAATTTTTAGAATTTTCTTTATATTTATGTATGTTATTCATTTCTAATTCGTTTGTCAAGGATAACATTGAAGCAAACGAAAAAACCAATAATAACGATAACAAACCCTTATATACCAACGTTTTATACCAATAAAAACAAAAAATCCAACATGTGAAAACTTACACAATAAATTATTTTAATATATCACTAAAGGAGAGCGATTATTTTATAATGCTAGCTTTATCAGACTAAAGTATGTGATTTTTTACACGAAACATTTTTGTAGTTGTAATATGAAAAATTTCACAAACTTTCATATTAACAATAAAATAAATTTTAAAGTACTTTTTTTACCACAAGTACATCCTATATTTGTTAAACTATTACATACTGGAGGGAGCGATATGACAGAGAAGCAGAATAATGAAGAATTAACCGAAGAAGAATTTCTGCAGTTAGTATTAGATGAGCAAGAAAAAGCATTGGCAAAAGCTCGTGAGGAACGCTTAAATCCAACACGTAATAAGAGAAAAAAGCCAAAGCCTATTATTCGAATTATTGTCTGGTCAATGGCATTCGCATTAATCTTTAATACATTTGCATTAATTATGAATATGTACTCCATTCCTGCCATTGAATTTTTAAAGGTATCTACCCAACTCTCTAAACAAGATAATATCCAGCAATATAAAAAAGCTGTAGTTACAATTGATACACAATCGAGTAAAGGGACTGGCTTTACTGTATCAGAAGATGGCTATATTTTAACGAATGAGCATGTCATTGATGACGCTTTATCTATAACAGTTATCTTCCCCGATGAAAGCTTATATGAAGCTGAACTAATTAAAGCATATGAAGAGTATGATCTTGCTTTACTAAAAATTGCAGGCGACGACTTGCCTTTTTTAAACTTAGCATCTACAAGTAATTACACGGAGCAGGAGCACGTTTACTTTATTGGAAATCCCCTTTATTTTAGCGGGATTGCCAATGAAGGAGAGGTTATTGGACCTACAGAAGGCTCTTCAATTTCAGGTGAGGTTATAATGATGAATGCTCCTGTCTATCGCGGAAATAGTGGAAGTCCTGTTATTAATGATACCGGAGCTGTAATTGGCGTTGTTTTCGCCACTGGGAAACGTGATCCTCACGGCAAAGTTGGACTGTTTATTCCAATCGAACGGGTACATGAAAATTTCAAAGAATTTTTATAAGAAGAGGGAAGGCGAAAATACGCCTTCCCTCTTGACCTTTTACAAATATAAATTATACAGCTTCTCTCTTTCCAAAAATTAGTTTTAATAGCGGTGGTGTAACGATTGTCGTTACGATAATGACAATAATCATTGATGTATAGTAATTAGAAGGGAGTAATCCACTTTCTAATCCCATCGCTGCTAAAATTAGCGCTACTTCTCCTCTTGAAATCATTCCAGCACCAACGCCCATCGAGGATCTTGTATTAAATCCAGCTACCTTTGCCCCTATGCCCGATCCTACGAATTTCGATAAAATCGCAACTACTGAAAACAGCAGAATAAATCCAATTTGATTTCCAATCCCGTCGAATGAAACGGCTAATCCAATACTGACGAAGAAGAATGGAACGAAAATACCATATGCAATTGGCTCCACCTTATGTTCAATTTCTTTTTTATAATCAGTTTGTGCAATCGCAATTCCGGCAAAAAACGCACCGATAATTCCTGCAATTCCTAAAACTTCTGCAAAGTATGATAAACCAAAACATATTATCAAACCTGCACTTAAAATTGATTCAGTAACTTTAAATTTCTTAAATATGCGAATAAAGTGTGGAATAAACCATTTTGCTAATAAAATTAACACAACAAAGAATAAGACTTTTTTACCAATCAACAGCCCAATATTCGTATCAGAACCTGCGAAGAAACTCATGGCAATTGCGATTAAAATAACTACAACAATATCATCAATTACTGCAGCACCTAATAATGTAGAACCCTCTTTACTATTTAACCAACCTAATTCTCGTAAAGCTTGGACCGAAATACTTACAGAAGTAGCTGATAATAAAAGTCCAATAAAGATTGATTCACCTGTGGACATACCATAATATTGCGCACCAGCAAATCCCAATACAATTGGAAGAATGATTCCACCTAATGCAACATAAATTGCTGCCTTTTTATTTTTATTCATTTCTTGTAGATCTGTTTCAAGACCTGCTAAAAACATTAGTAGTAAAACCCCAATTTGACTAAAAACGGCTAATAATTCGGTATCGTGTATCCAACCTAATAATGCTGGACCTAAAATAATACCAACAATAATTTTACCTAAAACAGAAGGTTGCCCCAATCTTGCAGAAATATGTCCCGCTAATTTAGTAGCAAATAAAACTAGAACTATTTGTAAAATAAACATAAATTTCCCCTTTCAACATAAAAAAGACCAGGAGGTGCCGTAGTTGACTACGGCTCCACCTGGTCTTGCATGTTATTTAATGTTTGTAAGATTATTATACTACATTTTTATTCTTAATACAAATGTATCTTTCTTCCCACTAAAAAGTTAACTATAATCATAAAAACGACTTCTCGAAAAAATTCGAGAGCCGTTTAATTATTAAAAGATTAAGCTGAATAAGAAATAGAATAGTCCAGCCATTACTGCGGAAATTGGTAATGTAATAAACCATGTAATTACGATTTTTCGTGCCATACCCCATTTAACGCCTTTAACACGTTGAGCAGCACCAACACCCATTATTGCAGATGAGATAACATGTGTTGTTGAAACTGGTAATGCAATAACTGTCGCACCGAAGATAATAGAAGCTGAAGTTAAGTCTGCAGCTACACCGTTAACAGGGCGAATTTTCATAATTTTTCCACCAACAGTTTTGATGATTTTATAACCACCAACAGAGGTACCTAGACCCATTGCTAATGCACAGGCAAAACGTACCCAGTCTTGTACTTCATCTGTTGACTGCCAGTTTGCAGCGATTAAAGCCATTGTAATGATACCCATCGCCTTTTGCGCATCATTTGTACCGTGTGTGAACGACTGTAATGCCGCTGTACCGATTTGTGTCAAACGAAATGCTTTTGTTGTTGTATACAATGGTGAACGCTGGAAAATAAATTTAAAAATTTTCATAACAATAAAACCAAGAGTTAATGCTAAAATTGGTGAAATAATTAACGCCTGTAAAATTTTAAAGAATCCAGTGTAGTTTAAAATATCAAAGCCTGCTGACGCTACAGCTGCACCAGCAATCGAACCAATTAATGTATGGGATGAACTTGAAGGAATTCCAAAATACCAAGTTAATAGATTCCAAGTAATTGCAGAACTTAATGCTGCTAAAATTACAACTGATCCCGTAACATCCCCTTCAAATGCGTTTAATGAGAATGGGTCAACAATTCCTGATGCTACAGCCTTCGCAACACCTACGAATGTCATAGCCCCGATAAAGTTCATGACCGCTGCCATCAATACAGCTACACGTGGCTTTAATGCACGTGTTGATACAGAAGTTGCAATTGCATTTGCTGTATCGTGGAAGCCGTTAATAAAGTCGAATGCTAACGCAAAGATGACAACGAGTACGGTAATTATTAATAACGTATCCATAGTTTACTCCCTCGATATTATGCGTTACGCATAATGATTGATTCAATTGTGTTCGCCACATTTTGGCAAAAATCCGCAATTTCTTCTAACTGCTCATATAAATCTTTAAACATGATTAAGCGGATAGGATCTTTTTCCGTTTGGAATAATTCTGTAATCGACTTACGGAAAATTTCATCGCACTCACGCTCATAATCTTTAATTAAAATTGCATGTTGACGCATACCAATTAAGTCTTTTTTATTTAATAACTCCATTGCCTTTACTGCTTCATCTGAAGATTTTGCAATATAATCTACAAAGTCACGCATATATTGATTCACTTCTGTAAATGAATACATTTCGAAATGGGCAATTGTATTTTCAATTCCATCTAAAATATCATCCAACTTAATTGCTAGAGCTAAAATATCTTCACGTTCAATTGGTGTCATGAATGAATCGTTTAGCTTCACGATTAATTCATGAATAAGCTTGTCCCCTGCTGTTTCATAAGATTTCATTTTAATTTGAATTTGTTTTAAATCTGCTACGTTTGTAATTGTTGATTCTTTTGCATAATTTGCACCTTGTTGTACATTTTTTGCAATATTTAATAATCCTTCAAAAAATGGATCTGGTTTTTTTGAGTTGAACATGGATGTAAATCCCCCTAAAAATTAAGTTTGTAAATTTAAGCCTAGGTTATCATACCACCGACTTTTCAATATCTTCAACATTTAATAAATTTCTTAACAAAACCTTTACAAAGATAATAAAAGTAGTATTTTTTAAAATACAAATTTCAACCGGAATTCGAAACGAAATATTCTGAAATTAAATAAAAAACAATAATTTATTGCGAATTTCTTACTTTTTTCGACAAAATCCAACAGAAACCTATGTGACATTATTAGTATACCCCAATTCAAAAGCTTTCAATTGTAAAGGAATTGTAAAGGTGAATGTATATTTTTTTAACAATAATAAAAGAGATTCTCTTTCAATCAAATAAAAGAAAATCTCTAATTTTTTTCTTATTATTTATTTAGTACAGATGAAATAATATGTTGTGAATCCCATTCACCTAATGAAAATCTAGTAATCGGGTAGTTTCTCGCAAAAATTTGTTGCTTAATTTCTTTAATAGATAACCCTTCCTCACTCATCATTTGTATGCGATCACTAATTTCTAGTAAGTACTCCAACTTCAATTTTAGCGCTTGTTTCCCATTTTTCACATATCCAGCATGATTACAAAACAATTCTTCAAAATTGTATGTAAGGACTTTTTCAATGGAGGATATAATTTGTGGAATACTCTCTTCTTTTAAAACAACTTTTGTTTTTGGCGATACAAATAAATCCCCAGAAAATAATTGACCTGTTGTCTCATTATAAAATGCAAGATGATCATTTGTATGTCCAGGTGTTTCAATCACAGTCCATTTCGAAGTTCGAGATGTAAAGTATGCATTAATTGGTTGAGCCGAAAATGCAGGTCGGCTTCCCCAAAAGAATTTTCGATACAATGGATATTTCGCTTTTTTTGTACATTCTTCTAGTCTTTTTTCACTCATATAAACAGGTAAATTATATTCTTTTTGCAAATACGAGGCACAGCCCGAATGATCTTCATGGTAATGTGTTAGCATAATTTGATCGACATCCATTTGTTGAAAAAATGGCTTAAATTGCTGCTGGAGTGAAGTCGCTCCCGTATCAATTAGTACTCCATCCACTTCAAAGCAATGTACATTTAAGTGAATCGCTTGAAATTGAATCGAGCCATTTACCATGCGCACCCCGGATCCTTCACTTTGTTCGAACTTTTTCTTGAAAATCACCAATTTTCACTCCTTCAAACGATAAATTTCTATATTTTTACTTTAGCATATCATTTGTAAATTTGCGCCCAATTTCATACAAACATTATGTAAACATGCTTCTTCAAAATTATAGAAAAAGAGCCACTTTGTAAGTTTCACTTACAAAGCAGCTCCTCAAACTAACTATAAATTTTCGCCAGTTTCAATTGTATGATGCTGGATCCAATCACTGTATCCACCCATATAAATTTTAATATTTTTATAACCTGCTTCGACAAGGACTGAATATACAGGTGTCGCCGTAACACCAGAACCACAGTAAACAACAATCTCATCTTCCTTACTCACCTTTTCAAGCAATGAAGAGGTAATTAC belongs to Solibacillus sp. FSL R7-0682 and includes:
- a CDS encoding S1C family serine protease; translated protein: MTEKQNNEELTEEEFLQLVLDEQEKALAKAREERLNPTRNKRKKPKPIIRIIVWSMAFALIFNTFALIMNMYSIPAIEFLKVSTQLSKQDNIQQYKKAVVTIDTQSSKGTGFTVSEDGYILTNEHVIDDALSITVIFPDESLYEAELIKAYEEYDLALLKIAGDDLPFLNLASTSNYTEQEHVYFIGNPLYFSGIANEGEVIGPTEGSSISGEVIMMNAPVYRGNSGSPVINDTGAVIGVVFATGKRDPHGKVGLFIPIERVHENFKEFL
- the pepF gene encoding oligoendopeptidase F, encoding MSSVKRSEVPVQETWNLEDLFLTEEAYLAAIGNLKHAVEDAVSALTGNITNAQQVVEAIATTEKIQEQLVPIGTYASLSHSVEQTNTDNQMRSAQFGSVAAMIATKLSFVKSDLLALDEAILEEAKRLNPDYANYIDKLLIQKPYQLHPEAEKALASFGATFNAPYELYNTTKLVDMKFPDFEVNGESFPMSYNLFEGDWELESDADKRRAAFDAFSAKLKEYQHTTAKAYNTHLKIEKTDADLRGYNSIYDALLQPQQVDRSLYDRQIDLIMSELAPHMRRYAKLLQKTHELDKMTFADLKISLDPSYEPTITVEQSRAYMKDGLAVMGEDYGKMLDRSFDERWIDFAQNAGKSTGAFCSSPYGVHPYVLISWTSRMNEVFVLAHELGHAGHFYLANEAQNVYNARPSLYFIEAPSTMNEMLMANHLLKNSTDARFKRWVISTIISRTYYHNFVTHLLEAAYQRKVYDIIDAGGNVNAPKLNELKREVLEQFWGDTVEINAGAELTWMRQPHYYMGLYPYTYSAGLTISTQVSQRILNGDENAVAEWIDVLKAGGTKTPVELAKMAGVDITTEKPLRDTIAFIGDLIEQLEKLTEEIAYV
- a CDS encoding universal stress protein, translated to MVETYKNIVVAIDFSEKAKIAFERGVRIAKLTGATLHLVSVIDTHSFGSVEAYDLKYAKQLKEKAIAHLDQYKQEAEQAGVTNIKVLVEEGSPKVILTSLSESDLVIVGATGLNRAERFLLGSVSENVVRNAKCDVLVVR
- a CDS encoding phosphoribosylaminoimidazolesuccinocarboxamide synthase, whose amino-acid sequence is MELIYTGKTKNVFKLENELFLLKFKDDVTGENGVFDPGANTVGLTIDGAGLAGLKLTAYFYSKLNERGIPTHYVDANFEDATMTVKPATVFGKGLEVICRFKAVGSFLRRYGAYATEGQDLNAFVEVTIKDDERQDPPISEDALAMLNILTHEEYAILKERTIEISKFVGEELAKKGLTLYDIKLEFGRDAKTGEILLIDEISGGNMRAYKGNTYIEPLELEKIMLAE
- a CDS encoding patatin-like phospholipase family protein; the encoded protein is MKEVKDCSLILEGGTFRTVFTAGVLDAFMEEQIVMPYIAAISAGAINAVSYMSNQPERTIRVLTTYRNDPRYMGARNFLREKSLFGLDFAYNIVPNELDLFDWEHFYKYPGEVEFGLTNAYTGKVEYKSAHNMTKTCDILQATCAIPILFPEIKIGNAPYYDGGLSDSIPINRALEKGFDKHILVLTREPGYLKQTSKSSTWMTKLFKKRYPRLAAAMNNRAEMYNKTLHQIGELEQQEKAFILKPDHALKSFESKTDQMRANYEMGYEQAQRKMSELKSFLEV
- the nhaC gene encoding Na+/H+ antiporter NhaC, with translation MIIKQQLKPHLLEALFIMLLIISIISYSIIQLESVPHIPILISICLLILYGVIKKVPYQSLEKSMVSSVSTSISAIYIFLLIGILISSWLISGTIPTLLYIGFSIVSASFFYAIVFIITSIIGTAIGSSLTTVATVGVAMIGVATSIEASIFITAGAIVSGAFFGDKMSPLSDTTNLASSIVGIDLFTHIRNMMFTTVPVFILSLIGYAILSPSSETIDGQLITQYKETLIATNLVQWYAIIPLFLLILCTVLKVPSMATLAISAMSGIILSYFHSSISLQQLFMILYEGFTLNTGVEAIDSLLSRGGMNSMLFTIILIVLSLSMGGLLFALGIIQTLLQSIQTLLTSIGKVITGSALTAIFINIVIGEQYLSLLLTGEAYKEKFKSMKLHPKNLARVIEDAGTVINPLVPWSVCGLFIASTLEVSVIDYLPFAFFCLLSPIMTILFGWLNITITKETH
- a CDS encoding RAxF-45 family protein produces the protein MNKLAMETSVNIDTATYIARVITFDFASNGIGMPFFRHFKINA
- a CDS encoding NAD(P)-dependent malic enzyme; this encodes MDLMKKSLEMHEHFGGKMEIRAKVPVQDKYDLSLAYSPGVAAPCLEIEKNPSTVYDYTMKGNLVAIVTDGTAVLGLGDIGPEAALPVMEGKALLLKRFANVDAVPVCLATKDVDEIVQVVKAISPTYGGINLEDISAPRCFEIEDRLRAECNIPVFHDDQHGTAIVVGAGLINANKLVKKEVGKMKVVINGAGAAGIAILRILIQMGYTNVIMCDTKGIIYTGRKEGMNPIKEQVAHLTNPYQLRGNLDEALIGADVFIGVSAANILTQTHIESMASDSIVFALANPDPEITPENAKKWGVRIIGTGRSDHANQINNMLAFPGIFRGALDVRATDINEAMKLAAVEAIASLVTDEELNEDFIVPSSMDERVAGVVAKAVGSAAIETGVSELFQQVDVVQQTLAI